The proteins below are encoded in one region of Lytechinus pictus isolate F3 Inbred chromosome 11, Lp3.0, whole genome shotgun sequence:
- the LOC129271131 gene encoding uncharacterized protein LOC129271131 isoform X2: protein MMEDKSLFVYDYVNLKNRQLIRKHGKKRSLGDVSGKYRYHAPQQTSSVMGSLINLDFPETRAINTKSANAIISDQSHQIRNTYQKTFRASTLDAWSRPGSSMETRPYSSLDNQPQTAPDSLHDLQPQVNNRINNNSRPHTTGNRNQRTPSRKPPHPSGFMLVKMKPDGSIKNMGFKSVTQEIREWWEEDEKKQREKARKAHSQNLKRYDSFAGQWLSFAGENEESEGVIEAFTGKVPKDEFYNIESRVGASVATQLKKGNKVRVGVNGTLQSDSLRVKKWKNDPDATKEETVEDIFREARARAPSPVPFQKETEGKVRTRAAEDLVPLSWTEQVAKPNVKVMELIEASTPPAKPDLSERHPVVFHPLMKDGSKPQRGIKLGKYRINQQSRSKIGIDGGQSLNNRITHVTIDQIDRADSEYRELTDADYENLLKEKLRSVSMEADSEDNEEDDAILESVSPRRVAEDVREAASICSIGKESDASGLTVGKPASARPQGSTDIIGVTQTSSRSEKPYVRQVASAMPGMRQARSNDAQLTAPPRSMIRSAGSQRIQPPIDSTSQRLGARSAGSQRALSSASSRIKYSFDQKVTPRNAHSPRPNLARPGHLPRTKVSSISTGPQEGDAEYIKISQQILKPGDGQDRDAGMIAQISDFTQGQFGNRDPSISSMDEGGSVDSMNVHRGDPHQERAHYHEDGTKCTCSPEAKRVMSAALSAMSHVSADHSIINIPTAPMTPTDSDRNSLSDMDPLSSTSSFRRASLGEEDWKESSFDEGGQEAESDDHGPEVSSPTPSKEIVINRHDGLDSLGITPPRSAGKKRTVTFSDEVDEPFVPYTSPISTPRDPHHPGSAEGSLHSGEFVHTDNRPDLTASGKMSGEATEELNELRAKIKADLQKSQAETEQDLRQMKSPAPAV, encoded by the exons atgatggagGATAAAAGTCTCTTTGTGTATGATTATGTTAATTTGAAGAACAGGCAGCTCATCCGGAAACATGGAAAG AAACGAAGCCTGGGTGACGTGAGCGGCAAGTACCGTTACCATGCGCCTCAGCAGACCTCGAGTGTGATGGGTTCGCTGATCAATCTGGACTTCCCTGAAACGAGGGCCATCAACACCAAGTCCGCCAACGCCATCATCTCAGATCAGAGCCACCAGATCAGGAACACTTACCAGAAGACATTCAG GGCATCAACATTGGATGCATGGAGCCGCCCAGGGTCTTCTATGGAGACTAGACCATACAGCAGTTTAG ACAATCAACCTCAGACTGCCCCTGACTCTTTACATGATCTGCAGCCTCAGGTCAATAATAGaatcaacaacaacagcagACCTCACACAACAG GGAACCGGAATCAGCGCACCCCGTCCCGGAAGCCTCCCCACCCATCAGGATTCATGCTGGTCAAGATGAAACCAGATGGTTCTATCAAGAACATGGGCTTCAAGAGCGTTACCCAGGAGATAAGAGAGTGGTGGGAGGAGGATGAAAAGAAACAACGGGAGAAGGCTCGCAAGGCTCATAGTCAGAACCTGAAGCGGTATGACTCGTTTGCGGGACAGTGGCTGAGCTTTGCTGGAGAAAACGAGGAGTCTGAAGGGGTCATAGAAGCCTTTACAG GCAAAGTACCCAAGGATGAATTCTACAACATCGAGAGCCGAGTAGGAGCCAGCGTAGCAACTCAACTTAAGAAAGGCAACAAGGTGCGGGTTGGAGTCAACGGCACCCTGCAGTCGGACAGCCTCAGGGTTAAGAAGTGGAAGAATGACCCAGACGCAAC CAAGGAAGAGACGGTGGAAGACATCTTTCGGGAAGCTCGGGCGAGGGCGCCAAGTCCAGTACCGTTCCAGAAAGAGACTGAAGGGAAAGTCAGGACCAGAGCAGCCGAGGACCTGGTACCGCTATCCTGGACAGAACAAGTTGCTAAGCCTAATGTTAAGGTCATGGAATTGATCGAAGCAAGCACTCCACCTGCAAAACCT GACCTCTCAGAACGTCATCCCGTGGTGTTTCATCCGCTGATGAAGGACGGCAGCAAACCACAGCGCGGCATCAAGCTTGGCAAGTACCGCATCAACCAACAGAGCAGATCTAAGATCGGCATCGACGGAGGTCAGAGCCTCAATAACAGGATCACCCATGTCACCATTGATCAG ATTGATAGAGCTGATAGCGAGTACAGAGAACTAACCGATGCTGACTATGAGAACCTTCTGAAGGAGAAACTAAGATCGGTCAGTATGGAAGCAGACTCGGAAGACAATGAGGAGGATGATGCAATCTTGGAAAGTGTCAGTCCTAGAAGGGTTGCTGAGGATGTGCGGGAGGCAGCATCCATATGCAGCATTGGCAAGGAAAGTGATGCATCAGGACTTACTGTAGGGAAGCCTGCATCAGCTAGACCCCAGGGATCAACAGATATAATAGGTGTAACGCAGACAAGCTCTCGTTCGGAGAAGCCATACGTCCGGCAAGTTGCAAGTGCGATGCCTGGTATGAGACAAGCTCGTTCGAACGATGCACAATTGACGGCACCTCCTAGAAGCATGATCCGATCTGCAGGATCACAAAGGATACAACCACCTATAGACAGTACCAGTCAGAGACTAGGAGCCAGATCTGCTGGCTCACAGAGGGCACTGTCTAGTGCCTCTAGCAGGATTAAGTACTCGTTTGACCAGAAGGTGACCCCAAGGAATGCCCACAGTCCAAGACCCAACCTGGCCAGACCTGGGCACCTTCCTCGTACCAAGGTGTCCAGCATCAGTACAGGTCCACAAGAAGGTGATGCTGAGTACATCAAGATCTCGCAACAGATCTTGAAACCAGGTGACGGCCAGGATCGTGATGCAGGAATGATAGCACAGATCTCGGACTTTACCCAGGGACAGTTTGGAAACAGAGATCCCTCCATAAGTAGCATGGATGAAGGAGGATCGGTAGACAGTATGAATGTGCACCGGGGAGATCCTCACCAGGAGAGAGCCCACTATCATGAAGATGGCACCAAGTGCACCTGTTCTCCTGAAGCCAAGCGTGTTATGTCTGCTGCCCTCTCTGCAATGTCTCATGTTTCGGCTGATCACTCTATCATCAATATTCCGACAGCCCCGATGACTCCAACTGACTCCGATAGAAACTCTCTCTCTGACATGGATCCACTGTCCTCAACATCTTCATTCCGCAGAGCATCTTTGGGTGAGGAAGACTGGAAGGAATCGTCCTTCGATGAAGGTGGTCAGGAAGCAGAGAGTGATGATCATGGCCCTGAAGTAAGCTCGCCTACACCATCCAAAGAGATCGTCATCAACAGACACGATGGTCTTGATTCCCTTGGGATCACGCCCCCTCGCTCTGCCGGCAAGAAGCGCACCGTCACGTTCTCTGACGAAGTCGACGAGCCATTTGTACCATACACCTCGCCAATCTCCACCCCAAGGGATCCTCATCACCCTGGATCAGCGGAGGGCAGTCTTCACTCAGGAGAGTTTGTTCATACTGACAACCGCCCAGATCTGACTGCCTCTGGTAAGATGTCGGGAGAGGCAACTGAAGAGCTGAACGAACTGAGAGCCAAGATTAAGGCAGACTTGCAGAAGTCACAGGCTGAAACGGAACAAGATCTCCGACAGATGAAATCTCCAGCACCTGCTGTTTGA
- the LOC129271131 gene encoding uncharacterized protein LOC129271131 isoform X1 encodes MMEDKSLFVYDYVNLKNRQLIRKHGKKRSLGDVSGKYRYHAPQQTSSVMGSLINLDFPETRAINTKSANAIISDQSHQIRNTYQKTFRASTLDAWSRPGSSMETRPYSSLDNQPQTAPDSLHDLQPQVNNRINNNSRPHTTGNRNQRTPSRKPPHPSGFMLVKMKPDGSIKNMGFKSVTQEIREWWEEDEKKQREKARKAHSQNLKRYDSFAGQWLSFAGENEESEGVIEAFTGKVPKDEFYNIESRVGASVATQLKKGNKVRVGVNGTLQSDSLRVKKWKNDPDATSKEETVEDIFREARARAPSPVPFQKETEGKVRTRAAEDLVPLSWTEQVAKPNVKVMELIEASTPPAKPDLSERHPVVFHPLMKDGSKPQRGIKLGKYRINQQSRSKIGIDGGQSLNNRITHVTIDQIDRADSEYRELTDADYENLLKEKLRSVSMEADSEDNEEDDAILESVSPRRVAEDVREAASICSIGKESDASGLTVGKPASARPQGSTDIIGVTQTSSRSEKPYVRQVASAMPGMRQARSNDAQLTAPPRSMIRSAGSQRIQPPIDSTSQRLGARSAGSQRALSSASSRIKYSFDQKVTPRNAHSPRPNLARPGHLPRTKVSSISTGPQEGDAEYIKISQQILKPGDGQDRDAGMIAQISDFTQGQFGNRDPSISSMDEGGSVDSMNVHRGDPHQERAHYHEDGTKCTCSPEAKRVMSAALSAMSHVSADHSIINIPTAPMTPTDSDRNSLSDMDPLSSTSSFRRASLGEEDWKESSFDEGGQEAESDDHGPEVSSPTPSKEIVINRHDGLDSLGITPPRSAGKKRTVTFSDEVDEPFVPYTSPISTPRDPHHPGSAEGSLHSGEFVHTDNRPDLTASGKMSGEATEELNELRAKIKADLQKSQAETEQDLRQMKSPAPAV; translated from the exons atgatggagGATAAAAGTCTCTTTGTGTATGATTATGTTAATTTGAAGAACAGGCAGCTCATCCGGAAACATGGAAAG AAACGAAGCCTGGGTGACGTGAGCGGCAAGTACCGTTACCATGCGCCTCAGCAGACCTCGAGTGTGATGGGTTCGCTGATCAATCTGGACTTCCCTGAAACGAGGGCCATCAACACCAAGTCCGCCAACGCCATCATCTCAGATCAGAGCCACCAGATCAGGAACACTTACCAGAAGACATTCAG GGCATCAACATTGGATGCATGGAGCCGCCCAGGGTCTTCTATGGAGACTAGACCATACAGCAGTTTAG ACAATCAACCTCAGACTGCCCCTGACTCTTTACATGATCTGCAGCCTCAGGTCAATAATAGaatcaacaacaacagcagACCTCACACAACAG GGAACCGGAATCAGCGCACCCCGTCCCGGAAGCCTCCCCACCCATCAGGATTCATGCTGGTCAAGATGAAACCAGATGGTTCTATCAAGAACATGGGCTTCAAGAGCGTTACCCAGGAGATAAGAGAGTGGTGGGAGGAGGATGAAAAGAAACAACGGGAGAAGGCTCGCAAGGCTCATAGTCAGAACCTGAAGCGGTATGACTCGTTTGCGGGACAGTGGCTGAGCTTTGCTGGAGAAAACGAGGAGTCTGAAGGGGTCATAGAAGCCTTTACAG GCAAAGTACCCAAGGATGAATTCTACAACATCGAGAGCCGAGTAGGAGCCAGCGTAGCAACTCAACTTAAGAAAGGCAACAAGGTGCGGGTTGGAGTCAACGGCACCCTGCAGTCGGACAGCCTCAGGGTTAAGAAGTGGAAGAATGACCCAGACGCAAC CAGCAAGGAAGAGACGGTGGAAGACATCTTTCGGGAAGCTCGGGCGAGGGCGCCAAGTCCAGTACCGTTCCAGAAAGAGACTGAAGGGAAAGTCAGGACCAGAGCAGCCGAGGACCTGGTACCGCTATCCTGGACAGAACAAGTTGCTAAGCCTAATGTTAAGGTCATGGAATTGATCGAAGCAAGCACTCCACCTGCAAAACCT GACCTCTCAGAACGTCATCCCGTGGTGTTTCATCCGCTGATGAAGGACGGCAGCAAACCACAGCGCGGCATCAAGCTTGGCAAGTACCGCATCAACCAACAGAGCAGATCTAAGATCGGCATCGACGGAGGTCAGAGCCTCAATAACAGGATCACCCATGTCACCATTGATCAG ATTGATAGAGCTGATAGCGAGTACAGAGAACTAACCGATGCTGACTATGAGAACCTTCTGAAGGAGAAACTAAGATCGGTCAGTATGGAAGCAGACTCGGAAGACAATGAGGAGGATGATGCAATCTTGGAAAGTGTCAGTCCTAGAAGGGTTGCTGAGGATGTGCGGGAGGCAGCATCCATATGCAGCATTGGCAAGGAAAGTGATGCATCAGGACTTACTGTAGGGAAGCCTGCATCAGCTAGACCCCAGGGATCAACAGATATAATAGGTGTAACGCAGACAAGCTCTCGTTCGGAGAAGCCATACGTCCGGCAAGTTGCAAGTGCGATGCCTGGTATGAGACAAGCTCGTTCGAACGATGCACAATTGACGGCACCTCCTAGAAGCATGATCCGATCTGCAGGATCACAAAGGATACAACCACCTATAGACAGTACCAGTCAGAGACTAGGAGCCAGATCTGCTGGCTCACAGAGGGCACTGTCTAGTGCCTCTAGCAGGATTAAGTACTCGTTTGACCAGAAGGTGACCCCAAGGAATGCCCACAGTCCAAGACCCAACCTGGCCAGACCTGGGCACCTTCCTCGTACCAAGGTGTCCAGCATCAGTACAGGTCCACAAGAAGGTGATGCTGAGTACATCAAGATCTCGCAACAGATCTTGAAACCAGGTGACGGCCAGGATCGTGATGCAGGAATGATAGCACAGATCTCGGACTTTACCCAGGGACAGTTTGGAAACAGAGATCCCTCCATAAGTAGCATGGATGAAGGAGGATCGGTAGACAGTATGAATGTGCACCGGGGAGATCCTCACCAGGAGAGAGCCCACTATCATGAAGATGGCACCAAGTGCACCTGTTCTCCTGAAGCCAAGCGTGTTATGTCTGCTGCCCTCTCTGCAATGTCTCATGTTTCGGCTGATCACTCTATCATCAATATTCCGACAGCCCCGATGACTCCAACTGACTCCGATAGAAACTCTCTCTCTGACATGGATCCACTGTCCTCAACATCTTCATTCCGCAGAGCATCTTTGGGTGAGGAAGACTGGAAGGAATCGTCCTTCGATGAAGGTGGTCAGGAAGCAGAGAGTGATGATCATGGCCCTGAAGTAAGCTCGCCTACACCATCCAAAGAGATCGTCATCAACAGACACGATGGTCTTGATTCCCTTGGGATCACGCCCCCTCGCTCTGCCGGCAAGAAGCGCACCGTCACGTTCTCTGACGAAGTCGACGAGCCATTTGTACCATACACCTCGCCAATCTCCACCCCAAGGGATCCTCATCACCCTGGATCAGCGGAGGGCAGTCTTCACTCAGGAGAGTTTGTTCATACTGACAACCGCCCAGATCTGACTGCCTCTGGTAAGATGTCGGGAGAGGCAACTGAAGAGCTGAACGAACTGAGAGCCAAGATTAAGGCAGACTTGCAGAAGTCACAGGCTGAAACGGAACAAGATCTCCGACAGATGAAATCTCCAGCACCTGCTGTTTGA